The following proteins are encoded in a genomic region of Montipora foliosa isolate CH-2021 chromosome 10, ASM3666993v2, whole genome shotgun sequence:
- the LOC137973733 gene encoding retinol dehydrogenase 8-like — protein sequence MASQVVLISGCSSGIGLATAVYLAKDDEKRFKVYATMRNMAKKGQLEDHGKEYLGDTLIIKQMDVCSDESVNKAVKEIIDTEGKIDVLFNNAGVPLMSVFDCVSMDLAKETFEVNFFGTLRVIQAVLPTMKAKESGHIINNSSIFGVIGTPFFEIYCASKFAVEGLTESLVPTLRQFSIRCTLLEPGPVASAVGEANAERTKNIDVTTADPKTRELWQGMLGRLGSVFEPKAVLTSSAIAEVVKQIILSENTDLRYRPNKDFYIEEVKAKFADLEGNKSVDLITQKYCSEK from the exons ATGGCTTCCCAAGTCGTGTTGATCTCTGGTTGTTCTAGCGGCATTGGACTCGCCACCGCTGTGTATCTTGCTAAAGATGACGAGAAACGCTTCAAGGTTTATGCCACCATGAGAAATATGGCGAAGAAAGGACAACTGGAGGACCACGGAAAGGAATATCTTGGAGACACATTGATCATTAAACAAATGGATGTGTGCAGCGACGAGTCAGTAAACAAAGCTGTGAAAGAAATCATCGACACAGAAGGAAAAATTGATGTCTTGT TCAACAATGCTGGAGTTCCTCTCATGTCAGTTTTTGACTGTGTCTCAATGGACTtagcaaaggaaacttttgaGGTCAACTTCTTTGGCACTTTGCGAGTGATACAGGCAGTGTTACCAACCATGAAAGCAAAGGAGAGCGGGCACATTATCAATAACTCAAGCATCTTTGGAGTCATAGGCACTCCATTCTTTGAAATCTACTGTGCATCTAAATTTGCTGTGGAAGGGCTAACGGAGTCATTGGTTCCTACACTTCGGCAGTTTAGTATAAG GTGTACACTGCTTGAACCAGGACCGGTTGCCTCAGCTGTCGGAGAAGCAAATGCGGAAAGAACCAAGAATATTGATGTAACAACCGCTGACCCGAAGACACGCGAACTATGGCAGGGAATGCTGGGAAGGCTGGGAAGCGTATTTGAACCGAAAGCAGTATTAACATCGTCAGCAATTGCAGAAGTTGTCAAACAAATAATCCTTTCGGAAAATACGGACTTACGCTATCGGCCTAACAAAGATTTTTACATCGAAGAGGTTAAAGCAAAATTTGCTGATCTAGAGGGAAATAAATCTGTAGACCTTATCACGCAAAAATACTGCTCGGAAAAATAA
- the LOC137973734 gene encoding retinol dehydrogenase 8-like, whose protein sequence is MASEVYVVLISGCSSGIGLDTALHLAKDPEKRFKVYATMRNLAKKKGKLEEHGKEYLGKTLVIEEMDVSSDESVKNVVEKIIEIEERIDVLFNNAGYGIFGVLETIPVEKAKQLFDVNFFGVLRAIQAVLPYMKKKRSGLILNNSSVFGLVGAPFYEVYSASKFALEGLIESLAPTLLYFDIRCALIEPGPVASSFRENLSTHIKSFDKVKADEESLELIKAFKAKAGKRVASFEQTGDEIAQMVEEIILCKNPKLRSPTNDKYNPDERAAKYSDLAGEGLPKMLKKNYFE, encoded by the exons ATGGCTTCTGAAGTTTATGTTGTGTTAATCTCGGGTTGTTCTAGCGGGATTGGCCTGGATACCGCTTTGCATCTCGCGAAAGATCCCGAGAAACGCTTCAAGGTTTACGCCACTATGAGAAATCTGgcgaagaagaaaggaaagcTCGAGGAACATGGAAAGGAATATCTTGGAAAAACTTTGGTCATCGAAGAAATGGATGTATCCAGTGACGAATCGGTCAAGAACGTTGTCGAAAAAATCATCGAAATCGAAGAGCGAATTGACGTACTGT TTAACAACGCTGGATATGGCATTTTCGGAGTTTTAGAGACTATACCAGTGGAGAAGGCCAAACAACTGTTTGACGTGAATTTTTTTGGAGTTCTTCGCGCCATTCAAGCCGTTCTTCcttacatgaaaaaaaagagaagcgGTTTGATCCTCAACAACAGCAGCGTCTTTGGTCTTGTGGGAGCGCCTTTCTACGAGGTGTACAGTGCGTCAAAGTTTGCTTTAGAGGGTTTGATAGAATCATTGGCTCCAACTTTGCTCTACTTTGATATCAG GTGTGCATTAATCGAACCAGGCCCTGTTGCGTCGTCTTTTCGAGAAAACTTAAGCACCCACATAAAGAGTTTCGACAAGGTGAAAGCGGATGAGGAGAGCTTGGAATTGATCAAAGCCTTTAAAGCGAAAGCTGGAAAGAGGGTGGCCAGCTTTGAGCAAACCGGAGACGAAATCGCCCAAATGGTGGAGGAAATCATTTTGTGCAAGAATCCTAAACTGCGCTCTCCAACAAACGACAAATATAATCCCGATGAAAGGGCAGCCAAATATTCTGACCTTGCTGGTGAAGGGCTACCGAAGATGCTCAAGAAGAATTACTTCGAATAG